The DNA window CTCGGCCTTGCCACGACGAGCATTGGCCTGCTCGTATCGCTTCCCGGCCCCGTGGCCGACTCGTATGCCGTACCCGTGATCGGGGGGGCACTGGTCCTCGTTGGGCTCCTCCAGGCTGCGGCCGCCTGGCGCCACAACCAACAGATCGACGTGCAGGAGGACACTCTCGACCTCGATCGCAAAGAGCAAGAAGCCGAGGAGCGCGCCGCCCAGGTTGAACTACTTGTCGAAGCCCTGCCGCTTCCTCCCGAACGCCTAGAGCACCCGAGTGCCGACCTCGTGGCTGATCTTCAGGCCTTGAAAGAGGCACTCCGCGAACGAGACGAAAAGGCCCGGGCAGCCGACCAAAAAGCGGCAGACATTGAGGAAGAAGAAACCGCCCTCCGAAGCCTCGCGCTCGACTGCGGCTTGTCCGACGACGAAGCCCAGCAGCCGGTGAACGAAGTTGTCGCCACACTCGAACGACGGCTCGACGAGGCCGAGGAGCGGCACGTCGCCGCTCAAAATGCAAAGGAGGACGTCCCCGAGCTCCGAACTGAGGTGGAAACGCTGGCCGACCAGCTGTCTCAAGTCCGAGAACGCCGCGAATCCGTCTCCTCTCGCCTTCAATCACTGGGCGACGGGGACCTCGAAGCAGGAATCGACGCCCTGAAGGCACGGCGGCACGCTGCACGGCGAGCCGAGGCAAGCCGCGACCGCCTCCACAGCGAGTATCCGGACTGGAAGGAGCGCAAAGCGGAGATCGATGACATCGAAGCCAACAACGACGGATGGACGTTTACCGATGAGGAGCGGGCCCGAATGGAGCAGCGCTTAGACGAGATCGCGGAGGAGCGGCGCGAAGAAGAAAAGGCCCGAACCGCAAAAGAAAAAGAGGTGGAGCACTTGCTCGACCAGCGCACAGTAGGGGACATTGACAGTGAACTCGCCCATGTGGAGCGCCGGCTCGAAGAGGTCCGGGAGGAACGCGATCGCCGAATGCTTCTCGCCGGACTTCTCCGCACGGCCGACGCGGAATTTCGCCGCAAGCACCAGCCCGACGTCATTCGTCGTGCCTCCAGCTACCTTCACACCATCACGCACGGCCGGTACGAACGCCTCGCCCTCGACGAGCAAGACGATCGTCTCGTCGTCTTCGAAGCCAACGAGGCCTTTTCCCAATCTGTCGGTCCGCCCCTAAGCCGTGGCACTCTCGATCAGATCTACCTTGCCCTCCGCCTCGCTATCATCGATCACCTCGATGCCGACCGCGAGCGCCTCCCGGTTTTCTTGGACGAGGTGTTCGTGAACTGGGACCAGTCCCGCCGTCACGCTGCTTTTAACATCCTGAATGAGATGGCAGAGGAACGACAACTCTTCGTGTTTACCTGTCATCCCTACTTCGCGAAGGAGGTCGCCCACCACCTCGACGGCGAGCGGATCGACCTCACCACGCATCGGGACGGCGAGCCTGCCCAAACTCAGCCCCAAAGCGTCACCCTTCCGACTCCCGAAACAGAGTCCTAACCAGGGAGTGGGCCACTCGTCTCCTCGATTGGAATCCTTGAGACTGTTTTGATTTCAAAAGCTGCCTGGCAGATCACTCATTTCCACCCATTGAGCCGGTTTCTGTACAGCACTGACACCTGCCCAAATTGCTCTCCATCAACAACGGTCATGGAGGGACAATCCCACTCTCGTTCGTCCTCCTGGACTGTCCGAGGAATTCCGGCTTCTCACACGTCCCTCCACGAGCGGAGCCCCACCGCAGGCGAGCTGGCGCTCCTGATCTCACCGGGGCAACACGCACTCGCCCTGCGAACCACATCCACTATGATGAATAGAGCATCCGTGGCGCGTATTTTTTGAGCTTTCCCTCCCCCCTATGCCTGACTTCTTCGATGCTGGCCGCCCCCACAATGGTCTCACCTATGAGGAATACCGTGAGAAATGGCGCGCCCAGAAAGACCGGTCCAAAGCAGACCTGGATCCAGAGGAACGAAAAACGCTCCACTACCTCAACTACAATTGGGAGCGCCAAACGCACGTCCACGAACAGTACACCCCCTCCGACGATCTGAAAGACGCCCTCACGGGCATTGACGAGCCGCAACTCTGGATGGTGCTCACGGAACCCTGGTGCGGCGACTCTGCCTTCCTTCTCCCCGTCATCGCCGAAGCAGCAGCCCTACGCGAGAACATTACCCTCCGCATTCTGCTGCGGGACGACAATCTGGACGTGATGGATCAGTACCTCACGGACGGAAGTCGGAGCATACCGAAGCTCGTGGCCTTTTCGGAGGCAGGCGACGAGCGCTTCACCTGGGGCCCACGACCGAACGATGCCCGGACCCTCTTTGCCTCACTACAGGAGGAGTACGACGACAAGATGAACGCCATCGAGGAGCTCATTGCCCATTACGAAGACGGCGGCTGGACGACAGCCGACTCGGAGCTGGCCGACGCCCTCCGTGCCTCCAGGCCGGCCCCCTCGCGCCGATAACCATTGGAGACCTCCCCATATACAATCCGGAAAACACGTGATGGGGAAGGGCCGCAGAGGGGGGCCTCTGCGGTCTGCCCCTCACCTACTACGGCCCCTCTTCCGGTCGCAGCCTCCTATCGCATTCGAATCTCAAACGAGCCGTCGTGCGCCCGCAGGTCGAGACGTTTCCCGCCCCCATTGACCTGCCCACTGTAGTTCACCTTGTCCTCATCCTCCGTTGTAATTCGGTACGGCGACAAGTCGAAGTCGGCCGTGAGGGCGGCATCATCGTCAAAGTCCGTATGGAGGTCGAACCCAGTGTCGCCGGACACCATGAGTACAAAATCTCCGTCGTGAGTATTGATCTCGACGTCGTCGGTGACCTCCACGAACGAAAGCCGCGCCTCTCCTTCGTGCGTATCAATCCGAAGGCCGCCCCGTACCCCCTCTCCCTCGATTCGGCTGTCGTGTGCGTCGATCTCCGTCCGCCCTCGTATCGAACGGAGGCGGATACGGCTGTCGTGGGTGTCGATGGCTAAGGATCCGGACTGCTCCTCCACCGTGATAGGGCCATCATGGGAGTTCACCTCAGCATCGCCGGCCTGTGCTCGCAGCATCACCGATCCATCGTGCGTATCGATGCGCACAGGTCCGTCGAGCCCCGCAACCTGAATGTCAGATTCGTGATCCTCAATCTCGACGTGGGCGCCCCGAGGCACGGTAAGCGTGTACTCCACGGGCATAATGTTCTGACTGCTGCTCCCGAACCATCCCGACCCGCCGTCGGTCATTGAGTCGTCGTATTCAGTGCGCATCGCGAACCGACCGGGGGTCTCGTCCACCCGTACCACCGTCGCCTCTGGGTGGTCGGCGTCGCTTTCGGGTCGGACGACAGCCTTGTATTTCACCTCGTCCCGATCCCACGCCTCAATAGTGATGCTCCCTTCGTGGTTGCCGACGCGGACCGTTCCGTCGGCGTCGAGTGCCACCGTTCCGCTCGTGATTCGAGGTTGCGCTCGGGACGGCGTGAAGAGCAGAAGACAGGCAGTCAGTGAAAAGAGTACCGTGCGAATGGACATCGTAGACATAGCGGAGTGACAAACATTGGGAAGAACGCAGCAAACGTGCTCGTGCCCCGGTCGCTCTCACCGAGAAACGGATTCAGACGCGGGGTGGCGGACGTTCTGTGGCCTCTCACGTCGACCACTGTGTCTCGGCACACCCACCCCCAAATACAATTTCCAGCTTCTATATCAGAAGACCATTCGTGATGAGCACCGCGCCAAGAAACGCGACGAGCGTCTGCCCCACGAGCATGAGCAGAGACGGACGAAGAGCATCTGCAGCAATCAGTGAGCGTGTGTGAAGCAGAACCGTACGTCTGGAATTGTTCATAGCAGGAGTCGTCGCTGGAGAAAAAGTGCAAGGGTGTCGATCCCCTGTCTGAAGGAGACAGGGGTATCAGCGGATCGGTTGCATCCGTCCCCAACATTTCTCTCGTCGAGGTCACCTCCCCGAGGCCCCGAATCGAACGTCGTCCTGCTCAGGGCGCCACCGGCTGAACGCCGAGCAGTCTCTCGCCGCTACATCCCCTCGTTTTACCTGTTGTCCCTCAACACTTGTCCCCACAATTAATCGTCTCGTTACATGAATAAGGAAAACAAATTTTCCCATGAAGAGCTAAACCCTACAAATCTTGCTCTCCTTTCCGGCTTTGCCCCCTATTCGATGAAGGGTTCGTGGACGGCACGTGAAGCATGTCCGCAAAAAGCCCTTTCGGAGGGGGCCGGGGCGAACCTGGGGGGACGACCGGAATTCGAAAGACCGACGCGTCCGGCCTCGATTCGCGGCTAACGTTGTCGGTTCTCTCCCCTCCCTCGGAAGTTGCAAAAAGAGTCCTTTCTGCAGAGGCGGAGATGGGGTCTACTCGGGTCCTCACGACGCCCTGCCGCTTTCGAGAAGAAATGGGCTACACACAGAGGCCACTGTACATTCCTCCTTCACTATTGCCGATCCGTCCGGTATGCCTTCTTCCCAAAGCGCCTCCACGATCCACGACGTTGCCGATCGGGCCGGTGTCTCGCCCGCCACCGTTTCTCGTGTCGTCAACGAAACCGGCCAAACGGCAGACACAACCCGCGAGCGGGTGATCGAAGCCGTTGAGGAGCTGCACTATCGTCCAAACCGTACCGCAAAATCGCTTTCGCAAGGAGCGACACAAACGATTGCGGTGGCGGTCCCCACCTTCACCACTCCGTTCCACAACGAGCTTCTCAAGGGCGTGCGAAGCCGCCTCAAAACGGTGGATACGGACCTGCTGCTCTGCGATCTGGAGTGGGCAGCCCCGGAGGCCTCATTGACGAAGTTTCTGGAGCGCGGTGCCATGGATGGCCTGCTGGCCGCGGGCCTGCCGATGACGGAGGCCGTGGCGCGCGAGGTCAAGAAGCTGGGAGGCCCTGCCATCCTGATTGGCTCCCATTGGGACGACATCGACTCGTTTCACTGGGACGACACGAAGGGCGCCTGCATGGCCACGGAGCACCTGGTTGACCGGGGACATACGCAGATCGGCATGATCACCACTCACCACGAAACCGCAATCCGCGACGCCCGCGTTCAAGGCTACCGAAACGCGCTCACGGCTGCCGGCATTCAGCCCGACGAGGACTGGATTGCGGTGGGCAACACCGATAAGCACGCAGGCTTCAGCGAGGAGTCCGGCTTTGAAGCCATGGAGGCACTTCTCGATCAGAGCCCCGACATTCGGGCCGTCTTTGCGAGCAGTGACGTGCAGGCCATCGGCGCCTGGCAGGCCCTCCGCGAACGGGGCCTGAGCGTGCCCGAGGACGTAGCACTCGTGGGATACGACGACATCAAGATCAGCCAGTTTATCGGGCTCAGCAGCGTGGCCCAGAACATGCACGACATCGGCGAGCAGGCAACCGATCTGCTGCTCCGCCGCCTGCATGGGGCGGGCCCGTCGGAGGTCGTTTCCAAACTTATCACTCCGTCGCTGCGAGAACGCGCTTCCTCCACCGGCCGCCGGCAAAATGGACATCACTAACGCCGCTCATCCACAGTGAATTGCGCCGAAAGTGCAGGCCGCCCTCATCGATTCGAGCATGGGGAAGTCCCTCTTCTGCTGTCTCTTTTTGTGCTGGTTCCGCAGGCGACTACTTTCCCCTCCTCGGACGATCTCCCTTTCGGTCATGTTTGGTCTGATTCAATTCTTTCGCTCCAACGAGCCCTCTCCGCTCCCGACCCTTTCGATCATCGGAGACGACACCACCATTCATGGGGATACCATCACCGGCTCGGGCGATCTTCGCATTGAGGGCACGATTCGGGCAGACGTGGAGCGGGACGGCCGCGTGGTCGTGGCAAAAGATGGGGCGGTGTACGGGACTGTACAGGCCCAATCGATCCTCGTCGCAGGCACGGCACGGGGCGAACTCCTTGCCGACGACACGCTCGTGCTGTCGGCTTCCTCCAACGTGCGAGCCCGGCTCCAAGCCGATTCCCTCAATATCGAGTCCGGGGCCGACTTCAAGGGAGAAGTCTACGATACCTCCGAGGCGTCTTCTCATGCGCCCTCCTCGGGCGACCACGACTCGACCGAACCCATTCCTCCGCCCTTCATCGACGAGGAGGCACACCAGATTTTCCCACTCGATGAAACGGCAGAAGAGACCGGAATCTGAGCCCTACCCCGGCAGTCCCGGCTCTACCAGTACAACCTCCTCCCGATCCACCCGCACCACGCCTGGATCAGCTCCTTTTGGGCTCGTCACATACTTGCGCTCCGTCACCATCACGGGTACCAGGGCACTGCCCTTCGCCTTGCTAAAGTGGGCTGCGATGGCCGCGGCGGTGTGAATGCGATGCGCGCCTGGCTCTGCGTCCCGATTGGGAAGATGGAGCACCGTATGGGCCCC is part of the Salinibacter sp. 10B genome and encodes:
- a CDS encoding polymer-forming cytoskeletal protein; this encodes MFGLIQFFRSNEPSPLPTLSIIGDDTTIHGDTITGSGDLRIEGTIRADVERDGRVVVAKDGAVYGTVQAQSILVAGTARGELLADDTLVLSASSNVRARLQADSLNIESGADFKGEVYDTSEASSHAPSSGDHDSTEPIPPPFIDEEAHQIFPLDETAEETGI
- a CDS encoding AAA family ATPase, giving the protein MSLRIESCTIDAFGPLLDLELDALDHSVVVLQGRNEAGKSAFFHFLQTMFYGIYPTDAGNHPYAPRTGQPLAGSLDFRLRNGTTYSVHRRLRSTPQGRLHESDADSTRLRNRTVPAVQHVPRSVYGSVYALQLDDLVRLDGDAWDEVQDRLLGTLSVDHIRPARVVIEELEDEATDRWRTDNRGKPDAKQLEQRRRSLREAATEARERDAEIRRLKDEIAEHTEQIDALKAEEVELKGKQRRAERLAPVRSLLHQIEELDAEAGDLSAYEDVPDEPKALLGDLDDKIADLEARVEDKRGTLRRLQRALDARTEDDEQLLEHADAIRGWTRRVERHQKQRVDLEEARRAESDAQRRLDDVASFLSEPWKDTYAEPLRSLSMADLRERIKMYERAERRLRETRARAETVGLHAQARKSLVPWIVLLLLGLATTSIGLLVSLPGPVADSYAVPVIGGALVLVGLLQAAAAWRHNQQIDVQEDTLDLDRKEQEAEERAAQVELLVEALPLPPERLEHPSADLVADLQALKEALRERDEKARAADQKAADIEEEETALRSLALDCGLSDDEAQQPVNEVVATLERRLDEAEERHVAAQNAKEDVPELRTEVETLADQLSQVRERRESVSSRLQSLGDGDLEAGIDALKARRHAARRAEASRDRLHSEYPDWKERKAEIDDIEANNDGWTFTDEERARMEQRLDEIAEERREEEKARTAKEKEVEHLLDQRTVGDIDSELAHVERRLEEVREERDRRMLLAGLLRTADAEFRRKHQPDVIRRASSYLHTITHGRYERLALDEQDDRLVVFEANEAFSQSVGPPLSRGTLDQIYLALRLAIIDHLDADRERLPVFLDEVFVNWDQSRRHAAFNILNEMAEERQLFVFTCHPYFAKEVAHHLDGERIDLTTHRDGEPAQTQPQSVTLPTPETES
- a CDS encoding thioredoxin family protein; the encoded protein is MPDFFDAGRPHNGLTYEEYREKWRAQKDRSKADLDPEERKTLHYLNYNWERQTHVHEQYTPSDDLKDALTGIDEPQLWMVLTEPWCGDSAFLLPVIAEAAALRENITLRILLRDDNLDVMDQYLTDGSRSIPKLVAFSEAGDERFTWGPRPNDARTLFASLQEEYDDKMNAIEELIAHYEDGGWTTADSELADALRASRPAPSRR
- a CDS encoding DUF4097 family beta strand repeat-containing protein; translated protein: MSTMSIRTVLFSLTACLLLFTPSRAQPRITSGTVALDADGTVRVGNHEGSITIEAWDRDEVKYKAVVRPESDADHPEATVVRVDETPGRFAMRTEYDDSMTDGGSGWFGSSSQNIMPVEYTLTVPRGAHVEIEDHESDIQVAGLDGPVRIDTHDGSVMLRAQAGDAEVNSHDGPITVEEQSGSLAIDTHDSRIRLRSIRGRTEIDAHDSRIEGEGVRGGLRIDTHEGEARLSFVEVTDDVEINTHDGDFVLMVSGDTGFDLHTDFDDDAALTADFDLSPYRITTEDEDKVNYSGQVNGGGKRLDLRAHDGSFEIRMR
- a CDS encoding LacI family DNA-binding transcriptional regulator encodes the protein MPSSQSASTIHDVADRAGVSPATVSRVVNETGQTADTTRERVIEAVEELHYRPNRTAKSLSQGATQTIAVAVPTFTTPFHNELLKGVRSRLKTVDTDLLLCDLEWAAPEASLTKFLERGAMDGLLAAGLPMTEAVAREVKKLGGPAILIGSHWDDIDSFHWDDTKGACMATEHLVDRGHTQIGMITTHHETAIRDARVQGYRNALTAAGIQPDEDWIAVGNTDKHAGFSEESGFEAMEALLDQSPDIRAVFASSDVQAIGAWQALRERGLSVPEDVALVGYDDIKISQFIGLSSVAQNMHDIGEQATDLLLRRLHGAGPSEVVSKLITPSLRERASSTGRRQNGHH